One Algibacter sp. L3A6 genomic region harbors:
- the atpD gene encoding F0F1 ATP synthase subunit beta: MSKVTGKVAQIVGPVIDVEFGAGAELPKIYDSLEIKKADGSLLVLEVQSHIGEDTVRTIAMDSSDGLSRGTEVTATGAPIQMPVGDDVYGRLFNVIGDAIDGLGDLPKAGSAGLPIHRQAPKFEDLSTSTEVLFTGIKVIDLIEPYAKGGKIGLFGGAGVGKTVLIQELINNIAKGHGGLSVFAGVGERTREGNDLLREMLESGIIKYGDDFMHSMEEGGWDLSKVDKSGMKESKATFVFGQMNEPPGARARVALSGLTIAEYFRDGAGEGQGKDVLFFVDNIFRFTQAGSEVSALLGRMPSAVGYQPTLATEMGAMQERITSTKRGSITSVQAVYVPADDLTDPAPATTFAHLDATTVLSRKIAELGIYPAVDPLDSTSRILTADILGDDHYNCAQRVKELLQRYKELQDIIAILGMEELSEEDKLAVGRARRVQRFLSQPFHVAEQFTGLKGVLVDIKETIKGFNMIMDGELDHLPEAAFNLKGTIEEAIEAGDKMLAEA; this comes from the coding sequence ATGTCTAAAGTTACAGGTAAAGTTGCACAAATAGTAGGTCCAGTTATCGATGTTGAATTCGGAGCTGGTGCTGAACTTCCAAAAATTTATGATTCATTAGAAATTAAAAAAGCAGATGGATCGCTTTTAGTATTAGAAGTACAATCTCACATTGGTGAAGATACTGTGCGTACTATCGCTATGGATTCTTCTGATGGATTAAGCAGAGGAACAGAGGTTACTGCTACTGGTGCACCTATACAAATGCCGGTTGGTGATGATGTTTACGGACGTTTATTCAACGTAATTGGAGATGCTATCGATGGTCTTGGAGATTTACCTAAAGCAGGTTCTGCTGGGTTACCAATTCACCGTCAAGCACCAAAATTTGAAGATTTATCAACTTCTACTGAAGTTTTATTTACAGGTATTAAAGTAATCGATTTAATTGAGCCTTATGCAAAAGGTGGTAAAATTGGTTTATTTGGTGGTGCTGGAGTAGGTAAGACAGTATTAATTCAGGAGTTGATTAACAATATAGCAAAAGGACACGGTGGTTTATCTGTATTTGCTGGAGTGGGTGAAAGAACTCGTGAAGGAAATGATTTACTACGTGAGATGTTAGAGTCAGGAATTATCAAGTATGGTGATGACTTTATGCACTCTATGGAAGAAGGCGGATGGGATTTATCTAAAGTTGATAAATCTGGAATGAAAGAGTCTAAAGCGACTTTCGTTTTTGGACAAATGAATGAGCCTCCTGGAGCTCGTGCTCGTGTAGCATTATCTGGTTTAACTATTGCTGAGTATTTCCGTGATGGTGCTGGTGAAGGACAAGGGAAAGATGTATTATTCTTCGTAGATAATATCTTCCGTTTTACACAAGCTGGTTCTGAGGTATCTGCATTATTAGGTCGTATGCCTTCTGCGGTAGGTTACCAACCAACATTAGCAACAGAAATGGGTGCTATGCAAGAGCGTATTACTTCAACTAAAAGAGGTTCTATTACATCTGTACAAGCGGTATACGTACCTGCGGATGATTTAACGGATCCTGCACCGGCTACAACCTTTGCTCACTTAGATGCAACAACAGTATTATCTCGTAAAATTGCTGAGTTAGGTATTTATCCTGCGGTAGATCCATTAGATTCTACTTCAAGAATTTTAACTGCTGATATTTTAGGTGACGATCACTATAACTGTGCACAACGTGTTAAAGAGTTATTACAACGTTACAAAGAATTACAAGATATTATTGCTATCCTTGGTATGGAGGAATTATCTGAAGAAGATAAATTAGCCGTAGGTAGAGCAAGACGTGTACAACGTTTCTTATCTCAACCTTTCCACGTAGCAGAGCAATTTACAGGTCTTAAAGGTGTTTTAGTAGATATTAAAGAAACTATTAAAGGATTTAACATGATTATGGACGGTGAATTAGATCACTTACCAGAAGCAGCGTTTAACCTTAAAGGAACTATTGAAGAAGCTATTGAAGCTGGAGATAAAATGTTAGCTGAAGCGTAA
- a CDS encoding XRE family transcriptional regulator, with the protein MKFIQSNIKHLRTLKSFSQERFADELGWTRSIVGSYEEGRSEPPIDRLIELSSYFNIPIDILVKNDLRRTKNTSFIEVGNKRVLFPVTVNDMDEDLIEIVPTKASAGYLQGYADPEYIEQLQKIKLPFLPTGTHRAFPISGDSMLPVKSGSFIVAKFIDTITDVKNGRTYIILTKDDGLVYKRVYNKIEEKDSLELHSDNKLYTPYDVKTADIMEIWEFTCCINTQEYSEEELKLSSIVNMFQELKVELKSIKGLESYDF; encoded by the coding sequence ATGAAATTCATTCAATCCAACATTAAACATTTACGTACTTTGAAAAGTTTTTCTCAGGAACGTTTTGCGGACGAATTAGGTTGGACACGCTCCATTGTGGGTTCTTATGAAGAAGGCCGCTCAGAACCCCCTATAGATCGTTTAATAGAGCTTTCGTCTTATTTCAATATACCAATAGATATTTTGGTGAAAAACGATTTAAGACGTACTAAAAACACCTCTTTTATAGAAGTAGGAAACAAGCGTGTACTGTTTCCGGTAACGGTAAACGACATGGACGAAGATTTAATAGAAATTGTACCTACCAAAGCTTCGGCAGGATATTTACAAGGTTATGCAGATCCAGAATATATTGAGCAACTTCAAAAAATAAAACTCCCCTTTTTACCAACAGGAACGCATCGTGCGTTTCCGATAAGTGGAGATTCTATGTTGCCCGTAAAAAGCGGTTCGTTTATTGTTGCAAAATTTATCGATACAATAACCGATGTAAAAAACGGACGCACTTATATTATACTCACCAAAGACGATGGTTTAGTATATAAAAGAGTCTATAATAAAATTGAAGAAAAAGACTCTTTAGAGCTACATTCTGATAATAAACTATACACACCTTACGATGTAAAAACCGCCGATATTATGGAAATTTGGGAGTTTACGTGCTGTATTAACACACAAGAGTATAGTGAAGAAGAACTAAAACTAAGCAGCATTGTAAATATGTTTCAGGAACTTAAAGTCGAACTAAAATCGATTAAAGGCTTAGAAAGCTATGATTTTTAA
- a CDS encoding F0F1 ATP synthase subunit epsilon, which translates to MYLEIVSPEATLFSGEVTSVAVPGVNGEFEMLNNHVPIISILKEGFVKISGNVELDEAVQDKFTKNDKGATLLKINSGTLELKNNKLIVLAD; encoded by the coding sequence ATGTATTTAGAAATTGTATCACCAGAAGCAACCTTATTTAGTGGAGAAGTAACTAGTGTTGCTGTTCCAGGAGTAAATGGCGAATTTGAAATGTTAAATAATCACGTGCCAATTATATCTATTTTAAAAGAAGGTTTTGTGAAAATTTCAGGAAACGTAGAATTAGATGAAGCGGTTCAAGATAAATTTACCAAAAACGATAAAGGAGCTACATTGTTAAAAATTAACTCTGGAACGTTAGAATTAAAAAACAATAAGTTGATTGTTTTAGCAGACTAA
- a CDS encoding G-D-S-L family lipolytic protein has translation MKNTKYILALSALIGFTSCNEIEDVNRDEAAEVLPELTSGSADFTTYVSLGASFTAGYTDGALFMAGQNNSFPNILANQFAGIGGGDFTQPITNDNFGGLAAGGTRIAEPRLVFGGSTPVPLESVVGPVTVSTDIVLNNPTGPFSNLGVPGAKSFHLLSDSYGSLAGVGSYANPYFVRMASSPSTTMLGDAMAQSPTFFTLSEMGANDVLSFAVSGGSGVDQQGNLDPSTYGSNDITDPNVFANVLSGLVSTLTSGGAKGVVTNVPYITDLPHFTTVPYNPIPLDAATAGFLNSVAAYGTYNGGLQQAYAALQATGLFTAEELEKRTINFTEGQNAVVIIDEDLTDLGAINPAFAEIPKYRQATVDDLLVLSSSSFIGTEAIPGNAQSINGVAVPLADQWVLTPEEQLAIKEATDAYNVTIKAVSDANDNIALVDLNSILSELATTGIVYGDYTLNASLVTGGAVSLDGIHLTARGYSYMAYKFLEAIDTSFGANFIDSGNVPNPGDYPTNYAPTLQ, from the coding sequence ATGAAAAACACAAAATATATATTAGCATTATCAGCTTTAATTGGTTTTACAAGTTGTAACGAAATTGAAGACGTTAATAGAGATGAAGCCGCTGAGGTTTTGCCAGAACTAACTTCTGGCTCGGCAGATTTTACAACATACGTGTCTCTTGGGGCATCTTTTACGGCAGGATATACAGATGGCGCGCTTTTTATGGCGGGGCAAAATAATTCTTTTCCAAATATATTGGCAAATCAATTTGCTGGTATAGGAGGTGGAGATTTTACACAACCTATAACCAATGATAATTTTGGAGGTTTGGCGGCTGGCGGTACAAGAATAGCAGAACCAAGACTTGTTTTTGGTGGTTCTACTCCAGTGCCTTTAGAGTCTGTGGTTGGCCCAGTAACGGTATCTACAGATATTGTTTTAAACAACCCAACCGGGCCTTTTAGTAATTTAGGTGTTCCTGGAGCAAAAAGTTTTCATTTACTATCAGATTCTTACGGTAGTCTTGCAGGAGTAGGTTCTTATGCTAATCCTTACTTTGTAAGAATGGCATCAAGTCCAAGCACAACTATGTTAGGAGACGCTATGGCGCAAAGCCCTACGTTTTTTACTTTATCAGAAATGGGAGCGAATGATGTTCTAAGTTTTGCTGTTTCAGGTGGAAGCGGAGTAGATCAACAAGGTAATTTAGATCCCTCTACATATGGAAGTAATGACATTACAGATCCTAATGTTTTTGCTAATGTGTTAAGTGGTTTAGTTTCTACTTTAACTAGTGGAGGAGCTAAAGGTGTGGTTACAAATGTGCCTTATATTACAGATTTACCACATTTTACAACAGTGCCATATAATCCAATTCCGTTAGATGCTGCTACTGCTGGCTTTTTAAATAGTGTTGCTGCTTATGGGACATATAATGGAGGTTTACAGCAAGCTTACGCTGCATTGCAAGCTACTGGTCTGTTTACTGCTGAAGAGCTTGAGAAAAGAACTATAAATTTTACTGAAGGACAAAATGCTGTTGTTATTATTGATGAAGATTTAACCGATTTGGGAGCAATTAATCCTGCTTTCGCTGAAATTCCAAAGTATAGACAAGCTACTGTAGATGATTTACTCGTACTTAGTTCATCTTCTTTTATAGGAACAGAAGCTATCCCTGGAAATGCACAAAGTATAAACGGTGTTGCCGTACCATTAGCAGATCAATGGGTTTTAACACCAGAAGAACAATTGGCTATTAAAGAAGCAACAGATGCCTATAATGTAACAATTAAAGCCGTGTCAGATGCTAATGATAATATTGCTTTAGTAGATTTAAATTCTATTTTATCAGAGTTAGCTACAACAGGAATTGTTTATGGTGATTACACACTAAATGCTAGTTTAGTAACAGGAGGAGCTGTTAGTCTAGACGGAATTCATCTAACAGCAAGAGGATATTCATATATGGCATACAAGTTTTTAGAAGCTATAGATACCTCTTTTGGTGCTAATTTTATTGACTCTGGTAATGTTCCAAATCCGGGAGATTACCCAACAAATTACGCGCCTACATTACAATAA
- a CDS encoding LexA family protein produces the protein MAIQLKQSAPLTLFNPEEIENAGALYFDTGISAGYPAPNEDFSQQHLSLDTELVKNKETTFYARVSGQSMIGAGLDDNDLLVIDRSIEPTNNKIAVCFLDGEFTVKRLKVDKDEMWLKPENPNYPIIKITSDNKFLIWGIVTNVIKKV, from the coding sequence ATGGCTATACAGTTAAAACAATCTGCTCCTTTAACGCTTTTTAATCCCGAAGAAATAGAAAACGCAGGTGCGCTTTATTTCGATACAGGTATTTCGGCAGGTTACCCTGCTCCTAACGAGGACTTTAGCCAGCAGCATCTTTCTCTAGATACTGAGCTAGTTAAAAATAAAGAAACCACATTCTATGCACGTGTAAGCGGGCAATCTATGATTGGTGCAGGACTAGATGATAACGATTTATTAGTAATAGATAGAAGCATAGAGCCCACAAATAATAAAATTGCGGTTTGCTTTTTAGATGGTGAGTTTACTGTAAAGCGTTTAAAAGTGGATAAAGATGAAATGTGGTTAAAACCGGAAAACCCAAACTACCCTATTATTAAAATTACTAGTGATAATAAGTTTCTTATTTGGGGGATTGTAACTAATGTGATTAAAAAGGTATAA